The following are encoded together in the bacterium genome:
- the wecB gene encoding UDP-N-acetylglucosamine 2-epimerase (non-hydrolyzing), translating into MTSRLKVATFVGTRPELIKLSRVIAELDRRTDHVLVHTGQNYDYELNGVFFEQLEIRKPDRFLEAAGETAAATVGRVIEASDQVLGAEEPEAMLVLGDTNSCLAAYSAKRRKIPIFHMEAGNRSFDERVPEEINRRLIDHLSDVNLTYTEHARRYLLAEGLAPDRVIKTGSPMSEVLTYYRDKIDGSDILKQLELERDGFLIASAHREENVDEPSRLRRLLETLNAIVEAYGKPIVFSTHPRTRKRLESLEGMTPRPEIRFLKALGFLDYVKLQTEAFCVLSDSGSLTEEASILNLPAVTLRDAHERPEGMDEATLVMSGLGSERVLQAIDIVTAHHSRAERRFGVVDDYKPDSVSAKVVRIVLSYVDYVRANVWREPV; encoded by the coding sequence ATGACCAGCCGCTTGAAGGTAGCCACGTTTGTCGGGACGCGGCCGGAGTTGATCAAGCTCTCGCGGGTGATCGCCGAGCTCGACCGCCGGACGGATCACGTTCTCGTTCACACGGGACAGAACTACGACTACGAGCTCAACGGCGTCTTCTTCGAGCAGCTCGAGATTCGCAAGCCCGATCGGTTTCTGGAAGCGGCGGGCGAGACCGCGGCGGCGACCGTCGGGCGGGTGATCGAGGCCTCCGACCAGGTGCTCGGGGCGGAGGAGCCCGAGGCGATGCTGGTTCTGGGCGACACCAACAGCTGTCTGGCCGCCTACTCTGCCAAGCGTCGCAAGATCCCGATCTTCCACATGGAAGCCGGGAATCGCTCGTTCGACGAGAGGGTGCCGGAAGAGATCAACCGCCGGCTGATCGATCATCTGAGCGACGTCAATTTGACCTATACCGAGCATGCCCGGCGCTATCTCCTGGCGGAGGGACTCGCGCCCGACCGCGTCATCAAGACCGGCTCGCCGATGAGCGAGGTGCTCACGTACTATCGCGACAAGATCGACGGCTCGGACATCCTGAAGCAGCTCGAGCTCGAGCGTGACGGCTTTCTGATCGCGAGCGCACATCGGGAAGAGAACGTCGACGAGCCGTCGCGGCTTCGACGTCTCCTCGAGACACTCAATGCCATCGTCGAGGCGTATGGCAAGCCGATCGTCTTCTCGACGCACCCGCGCACGCGCAAGCGGCTGGAGTCACTCGAGGGGATGACCCCTCGTCCGGAGATCCGGTTCCTCAAGGCGCTCGGTTTTCTGGACTACGTCAAGCTTCAGACGGAGGCGTTCTGCGTGCTGAGCGACAGCGGTTCGCTCACCGAGGAGGCGTCGATTCTGAACCTGCCGGCGGTGACGCTGCGCGATGCGCACGAACGTCCCGAGGGGATGGACGAGGCGACGTTGGTAATGTCGGGACTCGGAAGCGAACGGGTGCTCCAGGCCATCGACATCGTCACCGCGCACCATTCCCGCGCCGAGCGGCGATTCGGAGTGGTCGATGACTACAAGCCGGACAGCGTCTCGGCGAAAGTCGTGCGGATCGTTCTCAGCTATGTTGACTACGTGAGAGCGAACGTCTGGCGAGAGCCGGTCTGA